The genomic DNA AAATAATTAGAGGCTTGAAAAAATACACGGCAGAGGTTAATAGAAAATATGTTGATGATGATCCTTTAGAAAAATGGTGGTGGCATTTAGATAAAATACAGAATGGCACTTACCCCCCAGAACTTTTACCTGATTATCTCCAGGTAGAATACTTTAAACTTCATCCTCATCTAAAAAGGCCTTAGGTCTTTTCACACCTTTATTGGAAAATCAGATGCTAACAAAATAGTTTAGTGACATGGATTTTGTGAATGTCGATACATCCAAAATTGAAGCGGAGATTTTGCAGGCTTATGAGACTATTTCGGGCAAAAAGCTTTATCCGGCTGATCCTGTCCGTCTTATTCTTGAGACAGTCGCTTATGTGGTAGCTATTCTAAAAAACGATATCAACTATACCGGCAAACAAAACCTTCTTGCATACGCAAAAGGAGAGTATTTAGATAAGCTTGGAGAGCTTCTTGGAGTAAAAAGAACTGGAGCTACAAACGCAATCACGACTCTAAGGTTTTTCGTAAGCGAACCCCTTGCTTTTGATGTTCTAATACCTCAGGGCACAAGGGTTACTCCTGACAATAAAATCTTTTTTGAAACAATGGAAGAAGCAAAGATTATAGCAGGTCAACTTAGCGTTGATGTGCAGGCAAAATGCCAGACTGCTGGCGCGGTAGGTAATGGCTTTTTGCCAGGGCAGATAAACCAAATTGTCGATATTATTCCTTATGTCGATTCCGTTCAGAATGTTTCAGTCAGCTATGGAGGTTCTAATATCGAGAGCGATGAACACTTGAGAGAGCGAATACGTCTTGCCCCTGAAAGCTTTTCAAATGCAGGAAGCAAAGGGGCATACATTTTTCATACAAAATCAGCCCATTCTGAAATCGAAGATGTATCTGTTCTCAGCCCTTCTGCAGGAGTGGTAAAAATAGTATTTTTAATGAAAGATGGTGCGCTGCCAAATTCTGACCTGATTCAGATTGTCCAAAACTATTTAAACAGCGAAACCGTTCGCCCTTTAACTGATCAGGTGATCGTTGAAGCTCCAATTGTCGTTAGTTATAATATAGATTTGACATATTATATTCATAAAGATTTTTCTACTCTTGTACCAATTATAAAATCGCAGGTTGAGCAGGCGGTAAATGACTTCATTGCTTATCAGAAGACCAAAATCGGCCGTGATATTTTGCCAGAAGAGTTGATTGGAAGACTCAAACAGATAGACGGTGTTTATCGCATTCAGCTAAAGTCACCCACTTTTACTGAAATCTTAGAAGATCAGGTTGCTTCTGCGGCTAACGTTTTAATCACTTATGGTGGTCTGGTAGATGATTAAAGAGGTAATCCCTTTCAACCTTCTTGAAGATGAAAATGTCTCTCCGCTTTTAGATGCAATCGAGGAAGAACTAAATGGTTTATTGCGGCAGATTTCTATTGCGCTAATTTATCCAAAAATTGACGAACTCCCGGAAAATATTATCGATCTGCTTGCATATCAATTTCATATTGAAGGTTACGATATAGCTGAGTCTATTTCTGAAAAGAGAAACTTTGTTAAAAACGCTATTCTAGCCCATCGTCATAAAGGCACAAAATGGGCGATAAAAAAGGTTCTGGAGATTGTTGGACTTGATGGCGAAGTTAAGGAATGGTTTGAGACCGGTGATGCGCCTTATACATTCTCAGTGTCTCTATCCGGAGAAATTTCGGATGACACCCCCATTGCAAAATTGATTGATCTTATTAATGAATACAAAAATGTCAGAAGCAAGCTTGTAAGATTCGATTTTAAATCAATAAAAACTTTGAAACAACTCTTTATAGACTCTTCTATGGCTCTTGAAATTGAACCCCAGTCATTATTTATAGCTCAAAAAAATATCTTGAATGAAATCAGAGACGGCTCCGTTTTCGATGCCGATTTTGGCGTTGCGCGCTTTAATGCTGCTGTGGAATCTCGAAATGCCGGTGCATTTTCGACAAACGATTTAAATATAAAGTTTAAGCCTGATATTCCGCTTGAGCCTGTTCACACTGATATTATGCCGAATGATTTTGTGACCGTTTTGGAGTTAAACGATGAGGGATCGGCAAGTATTTTTAGGGAGTATTTTACAGAAGACGGATTTTTATTGAGAGAAAGTCTCTCTTTAACAGCTAACGCAACCGCAATTATAAACCTGGAGGTATAAATGGCGACAGTAGGATTACCAACCGACGCTGGTTTAAGCGTTTTAAGCTCAAATTTGCGTGAAAATGTGAAAAAATTTGCGCTGTATGGCACAGATTCCTCTGATAAAAGCGTGCCGATCAGCGAAACCGCTACGACCTTAAGTCTTTCATCTTATCTTGTGGGCGAATTTGATGTTTCTCAGGCGTATTTTGACGACAACGGTGTTCTCACGTTTGAATGCCCAATTCCGTATGAATACAACTCTACGAAATGGGTTTCTGCAATAGGGCTTTTGTATGTAGATCCAGGCTCTGGCGCAAAAACGCTTGTTGCTCTTGCATCAAGTGCAAAATTCCAGAAGATCAGCGGCGTTGGCGGAACATTTGTTTTTAAAGTGCCAATTGCTGGTGATGCTTCAACACCTATCTTTAAGGAACAGCCATACATCACTGACGCTCAATTTGCAAGTTTCATCAATGAGCGTGATGGAGTTTTGCTTGAAGCGCTTTCTCAAGCTGCGCTTGCAAATAGAGAAATAGAAAAAACACTGAACATCCGATTTCAGACAGGAGAGATTGTTATTTATAATCGTGGTATTATAAACGGTCTGGATGTTAGCAAATCAACTACTGCCACAAGGAACGTAAATATTACAAGCGGACAGGTTTTCCTTGAAGGTAGAGTCCTACCTGTTGACGAGCTGGCAAACACAGCAAACATTCCGTCAAACCCTGACACAACTGCTAAATATTGCTATCTTTATGCTTATTTAAACGATGTTGGCAAAATAGATGTTGCGTGTACTCTGCTCGATGAAGAAATACCGGAAGGTGGAATCCCTTTATATAAAGTCACTGTGCCCGCTGGAAATACCGAATCAAACGACCCTTACCTTACCTCAGTGACTTTTGCCGATATCAGAAGAAAAGAGCCGAACTATCCGCTCTATATGAGTGCGTCGCCCACCGTGTATGTGCCACTTGAAACTCCTGTTGTTGATTCTGAGTATCAAATAGATATTGAACTTGTAAGTTTTTCCGGATGTGGATTCCAGCTTGGCTATGTTTATGTTGGCGCAAAAGCAGCGAACGGCTTCTCTATATACTACAACGGCAGTGCTGACAATATACACATAAAGTGGACACTGAGAAAATTAGACCTTTAGGAGGTGAATTGTGAAAATCGAGTATAAAGGCAACCCGCCTTATTGCGATTTTAATCTTGATGGCAATGTCCTGACGATAGACGGTCAGTTGTTTAATCTTGATGAACTCAGAAAAGATACGGAAAACGAAATCAATATTTTTGATGATGCAGGAAATTTTCTGGCAAACATTATTATCCCGCCAAACGAATACGACCTTATAGATACCGGAAAAACTGATGAAAATGGCGCACCAATCTATGAAAAGGTGCTAAAGCCGCTGAATATAGAAAAAGTTCGCATTGTAATCTGGCAAAAACATATAAAACCTAAAAACAATACGATTTTAGAGGAGGTATAAAATGCCTGTTATCTTTACAAAAGATTCTCTCAGAGCTTCTGTTGAAGCAGCAACAGGGGGCAAAGTTACCGTCATGTATGATGACAAAGGGTACCCGAGCTATATGGTAAGGATCCCTAAATTTAACTTGGAAGATATAGACCCTGATTTAGGCTCAGGCCCTCATCCAGCATTTATCGTGAATGGGCAAGAGAAAAGTGAGATCTGGATAGGCCAATATCAGGCAAAGGTTGTTGATGGAAGAGCCTGCTCTTTACCTGGAGTTGACCCCTCTGTTTACATGACGTACGACCAG from Deferribacter autotrophicus includes the following:
- a CDS encoding phage tail protein I, giving the protein MIKEVIPFNLLEDENVSPLLDAIEEELNGLLRQISIALIYPKIDELPENIIDLLAYQFHIEGYDIAESISEKRNFVKNAILAHRHKGTKWAIKKVLEIVGLDGEVKEWFETGDAPYTFSVSLSGEISDDTPIAKLIDLINEYKNVRSKLVRFDFKSIKTLKQLFIDSSMALEIEPQSLFIAQKNILNEIRDGSVFDADFGVARFNAAVESRNAGAFSTNDLNIKFKPDIPLEPVHTDIMPNDFVTVLELNDEGSASIFREYFTEDGFLLRESLSLTANATAIINLEV
- a CDS encoding baseplate assembly protein translates to MDFVNVDTSKIEAEILQAYETISGKKLYPADPVRLILETVAYVVAILKNDINYTGKQNLLAYAKGEYLDKLGELLGVKRTGATNAITTLRFFVSEPLAFDVLIPQGTRVTPDNKIFFETMEEAKIIAGQLSVDVQAKCQTAGAVGNGFLPGQINQIVDIIPYVDSVQNVSVSYGGSNIESDEHLRERIRLAPESFSNAGSKGAYIFHTKSAHSEIEDVSVLSPSAGVVKIVFLMKDGALPNSDLIQIVQNYLNSETVRPLTDQVIVEAPIVVSYNIDLTYYIHKDFSTLVPIIKSQVEQAVNDFIAYQKTKIGRDILPEELIGRLKQIDGVYRIQLKSPTFTEILEDQVASAANVLITYGGLVDD